CCACAAGGTTGGGCAATCGTGTTTGAATAGAGCCTGTTTTTGCAGAGTGCTACGTTGCTTTGTTGACTTTGGAGCAAGGTTACAGTAATAGACGTCTCCTCTCAATGTGATTTTTCAGTGCTCTTCTCAGACAGTATAACAGCAGTATTTATTTGGACTGTCAATATGGACTGTCTGGAGTGGATGCAGAAATTTGTggctttaatataaaatattatattaaatattagttCTAACTCTAATCATTCTGTGGTATTGTTATAATATATTTTGCCACAGCTTTTTCAATTTGGTATTTTTCTATGAGTTTTATTAGTTAGAAATAAAATATTctgttgaccttattcttcaatgcgaaAGTGCGCtaatttttttgattgttttagaactttcgatTCAGCTGCCTATgtgagaaatgactagaaataataaacggcagaaaactgtcaaactacttgctctacaaacaaatgtttgcattagtaaacaaacaaagtagaataatataataagaaaaaatatcagtttgcaacatcaagcagcaaagtgtgctatttttaatcttttaaaagtaaatggaagtgaatgagactggaagtctcatgccaaaaaggttcaaatggctgcgcccattCGTACGCGGAGAATAAGTTGAATAATCTGTCTCTACATTTTATAATAACACTTAACTaaacactatgaatcatttattaagcattagcaaataatgaattcattatctgttgagcattaactctacattaataaatgttagaagGCAGTTtgtaactgcagctacaaatgctctatggTTGACTTGTaagcacatgtataatgtgcttaataattgtgttttcaaacaatgatttatttttcattttttaaattaagtattgcgtcatatacaaaccagttatttaagcatagttggtggtttttaagatcattcagaatgtgtaagtaaacaattaataaactattcagaTTAACATTTGTAATAATTGTTATTCAGACATATGTTGTTGGTTACTTTGTATGTTggttaatgctttattaactcaacttccagttttgtgacctaacctaaagtgaggactattcatgctttataaattccttataaatgacaattaaatgctTAGTTAAATTTTAGCAGGAAAAAAGAACTAAGTTCAACTATGTTCTATTCATTTTCAGATACACAAATGAATccgtattaaatgaaaaattaatttttgcaattttatctaaaataaaattactgtacagtttaaacattgctagaTAACATTGAAATGctgtattaaaatacagtatactgttaaattattatattgttgattttttttaaatccaattttatgttgtattttgatgcTCCTGTTATTCTGCAACATTACAGTAATTTTCTATTAGAtaggattgcaaagattattCATTTCTTACTAACTCTTTAATTGTAAGTTATAAGGGATTTacgaagcataaatagtcctcactagATTAGGTCTCAACTGGATGAAGCTgagtttaaaaaaagcatttattaacatataggAACCATTACTATATGCTTGAATAGTAATATATGTAAACACTGATTTCAAAAgttcattaatcatttactaactcgttctgaatgatttaaaaaaaattaccaactactcttaaatatgaatggtttgtaaataatgcgatacttcatttagaaatgaaaaatcaATCAGTCACAAATTATGAAAGTGAAATATTAAGCACATTATTTATGCTTATGTCAAGAATAAAGCATTtctagctgcagttataaactgcttactaatgtctattaatgttgAGTTAATGCTTAATATAATGAATTCACTttatgctaatgcttagtaaatgattcatagtgtgtagttattataaagtgttacctttttaaatagtatttatcaaaaatgaatgcatttttaaattcGAATTTTGATGAAGTATATTAATCTTATGTATATTCATACACAATTAACTACATGCagttatttgattatattatttattaaaataaaataaaatcatttttttctgtagtttttaagtaaaaaatgaaatttacagtGAATACGTTTACACAgacaccaataatcagattttaatacagttaagacaatactctggttaagagtctaccatgtaaacagcgattttttttttacatttatttattttttattcattttttttcaattagattttttttttgtcataatcaaattaaacagaaatcaaattaagatatctggagtatgccgattttagtcgcattattgaagtgcagtacagaaaTGTAAACGCCATAATCAAACTATTCCACCAATTCatacttgcatccaatatctcatttgtcgcaagggcatgcatgaaatgctcctaaatgaaagtgaaagtgccaaactgcagttaaagtcaacaaattaaaaatgaagcacccaaaattacatgaaattccAGAGCAAATGTGGATAGCATGGtgacaatgacgttaatcgataTATGTGCTGTAAAAcgagatcatgaaaggaacattcaaaaagtaactcatgttaacactttaatcatattattttcttattcagattaaggcaaatagtttgATTACTAATGCCTATGTAAACGTTGTCATTGTTGTGAAATAGTAAAAAATGGACACATTTTCCAGCATTTCTTAAACATGAATGCTTAAAGTAAAGTTCTGTAAGCTGATCAAACTTATTTCAATTCTGTTTTCAGTTACACAAGCTTGAATTTGTCATTGCCTCTGTGTGTCCCTCCTGCCCGCATGTAAACAGGCCCAATCGGTCCCAGGCAAGAAGCATAAAGTACACGGGCCAGCTCAACTAATTAATGTTTACAGCTGAACATCGCCTGTCTGTACCTAGTGACCAAATGTTCTCATATCAAAAACACTGTTTAACCAAGGAAATGCTCCTGAGGTTTTCTTCAGGCTGGCTCGATTGTCTATTGCTATCTTCCATTTTCTGTTCCCCCCTCACTGCCCTCCCTTGCTTTCTCTGCTGCTCTCCTTCCCTGTATTTGCCAGCTACAGCCTTAACCGTTTGGCTGACTGTCAAAGCAGGGGCCTTTTGTGGCTTCGTCACAAATCTGCCAGGAAAAACAGAAACCATCTGTTCAAGCCCAGGCCTGAGTGCAGATGAGTGTATAAATACAGGAGTTTAGGCCTCGCACCCGTCCTTCACACAAACGTACACACGAGCAGAAGGTCCGGCTACGGTTTCTCCAGCAGAAGCATAATCTGTTGGAAATTACAGTGCATGCTCACACATCATAGGTTTTCTTGACTTGAAATCGGAGCAGAAAAAGCGCTTCTCTGTGCCGTGATAGGAGGTAAGCCCCTTCCTTGTCAGATAATCCACCCTCCAGAAATATTCTGCAGATGGAAGCATTCTGAAATGTCTCATAATTCCAAGCTTACGTTGTCAGTATCTCTCTCTCCCTGGCGCACACTCCTCTCTTCTGCTTAGAGATTCAGGGCTAATGGAGGAAATTCCACATACACGAGTAGCTTGACGCACTTATCCTGGCTCTGGGGAGACGAGCAAGTCAAACAAAACGAATGTATTTTAGTCGTACAAAAATCCATGCTATTTTTACCAcagatcatttttaaaaacttaccAACCCTTGGAGAGAGGTTGAACTTAAACGTTAACGGTATCTACTCATATTCAAGcctatgttgttttaaattgacATGAGGCTTGAAGAATTGTTTGGAGTGGAAGCCCACTCAACACGTCTTCTGTGATTAGCAGGgtacatttttatgttttcaaaTTTATTATCAGAGTTTCTTCATTGTCAACACAACGCTTTGCACATTGATCTATATCGAAAACTAAAAAATGCTCTTGAAATGTTGATGCTCACTACAGATATTTGAGAGAAATCTCAGTTTTGCTACCAACAAACCTACCTTGACATGAGACCTGGCTTTGTTATTCAAGCTGTCAGTCTTAGCACTTGACACTAACTCACTGTGTGCATCCAGCTTCAAACCCTCACTGCAAAAAGAGACTCACAGGAGACATTTCCTCCCCCAGATGTCATCTTTTATTTTGCTTCGCAGTAGGACATCTCCCTATATAAAAGACTAATAGCTTCTTCTGCGCCCGTCCTACGTTTCCGTGCTGCACCTTGagaaatattgcaatttttttttcttatctctGTGACGAACAAACCAGCAACATTTTGTCAGAAAGAATGGGCAGTTCTGAAACGGGTGAGggatgagagaaaaaaacagagCCGTGACTTGGCACAGCCCTTCCATGCTTCTAATCAAATCATATTTTCTCTTCCATCTCCTCTCCTCCAGCTTGAAAAGGGATTTTTCTATAACTCTCCATCGTACAGTTATCGCCTGAGGAAATTTGTCATCATCACAGATGATCCTCTCAAAACATTTCATCACTCTTTTCATCCTCGTTCCCCCACTCCTCTACATATTGCTCTAGCAGATTGCATTAAGAATTGCTGTGTTATCTTCACCCGTGGATGTCAGCTCTTCTTCAGCCTTGACACCTGTCTTGATAGCCTGTGGACTAAATTACTTTTGAATGACCACGGTGATTCCTTGCGCGGTGTTATTACGCCAAACCGGAGCAAATTTTTCCGTCTGCCTTCCTGTAGGACGTTTAAGAGCTATGAAGTGCTCCGGCGAAATGGTTGAGGGCTAAAATGACCTTTTCTTTTTATCTTCCTTAGCATTAAGTTAAGGTTTCATGCTTCAAAGCTCACATCAAATAGAGGGAGGGAAAATAAAAAGCGAGCGGCAACCGCGAGGAAGGGGAGGGGGATGCGGTGCCGAACAGTCATTAGGCTGTGAAGAAAGCCAGCCTGCTGTCCTGCTGAACAGTTTTGATCTGcacatttcaattaaatttcaCATCAGGATGCCTGCCATCCTTTGGCCTGCACCTGCGCCCTGACCCACCCTGCCAAAAAGCCTTTTACTCTCAGACCAGACCCTGGGCCTTTGGCCCTTGTGCGTTCCACTCATGATATCGGCTAAATATCCTGCAGGAGCTGGGCTTATTCTTAAGAATTATCACAAGGCATTAACTCGTGAATGACTTCATATACAAGTCTAAGTGGCTTGTGTTTTTTGGTGCTTCAAGGTGGCTGGAAATACTTTGAGTTGAGCTTGTCAGCCTTGTGTTTCTCATTTGGCAAGCATTTGTACCACCCACAAGTAATTGATGTAATTGTGATAATTGATACTCCATGTATGCGTATCTATTGGGCCGCTCAAAGATGAGCTGTTCAGGTTCTGATACATGTGGAAGCATTTTGAGAACATTTTCTATTTCTCAATGTGCTTTTTGGTCTTCAGGTGTGCATTTTTCTCTCTTTCATGTCATATTTTGAGCTCACCAGTTCCCTAAAGGCTTTTAAGTGGATTTTAGTTTCAAACAGCTAAGCATTTGCTTGAATGTGACTTCCCAAGTGTTTTATATGCTGTACCCTGATTGCTTTTGGAAAAAGGGCCATCAACGCTCTTATGAAGCTGTAAGTACAAGACTTATCTTGTGTGTTTGCCAATGTTAGACATGGTGGCTTAGCAGGTCAGCCTCAGCTTTATAGGCTTTCCATCAGACTGCTACAgcttttatttttgtgatttatgtaAATGCAATTCATATACTCTAGTGCAGGCATCCGAAGCAAATCTATATGGTTCAGTAAAATTCACTCAAGCAATAAAATAGCCTATGAATAGTCTTATAGGATTCAAAGTACATGTTTTTCCGCTCACTGCCAAGAATAGTTTGAAGTGTTTGCCGTAAAGCTGTTAATGTGTTGGGGAGAGCAGCATTTTAATGACCAATTTATGTCAAGAAGAACAGCCGAAGCAAAGAGGGAAAGCAATCAATACGCATTAAAGACACCCAAGCCCCATTCAGCCTGAGTTTAACAGACCCTGTCAAACCTCATGACTGTCCTCTTCACTCATTCCTGCCccattaaaacattaaagcatGTTAAGAGCTCAGCCATTGACATGCAGGACACTCCAATGCAATGCCTTGAAATGAATATCTCAAAACAGGAAAGCGATTTAGTCGGAAATAAAGCGAGAGGTATATGAAAGAAACCACCGCAGGAAAAATGCGTAATTGCATATCCACCAGACAGCGTTTTTAGGGCATGTGTATTATTTCGAGTGTGTCCAGAACGCGACAGTTAATTTGCACAGGCTGCCTCAGCAAAGCGTCTTCTGATCCGTGATTGCATGTGTTAATGTTTCAGTAGGGTATTGATTTCCTGGCTGGCTTTTGTGCTCGGGATTTATATGCTTTACTCCCTGGCAAGCGCGCCCTCTGAATGTTTGATTAAAGTTCAATTGACTCTTCTAGCGCAGGGGCTTGGAGCCATTTCACTCCCTATTTGTAGCGCCAAAGCTCTCCCTGACATGTTCCTTTGTTTCCATTCAAGCGCCTGCCACCCAGGCAGCCACCAATGTACTGATCCTAATATCCCAGCATTCAGAGAGCTTCACTGCCTAATCCTGGGACAGACATGGCCACAGCACAACAAGCCAGTCTGTTGGCAAACCTGGCCTGGATTCTGTATGCAGGAATCTGTAATTTCTCCGTTCTGTCTGTTAAAACTAAACTAGTGGTCTACTTATGGTTCTGCCTTATTCATTTGAAGTCTGAGGTCTTTTTATTGGTTAATCaagctgtatttatttatcttcacTTCCATACTTGGACTGTCAAGtgcttttaaaagcagatggctcatgaggttgtttttgtgttttctgtCTCACAGGGGGAGCTAATCACCTTTTACTATTATTGGAAGAAAACACCAGAGGCTGCAAGTTGCAGAGCCCATCGCAGGCACCGCAGACAACCCGTCTTCCGCCGGATCAAAACCCGCACCGCCTCAACCCCCGTCAACACACCCTCACGCCCACCGTCTAGCGAGTTCTGTAAGTGCAGTCTGCCTCTCTTCCCCCTCGAGAAAGAGAACAGACACTTGTCACAGCCAAACATGACATCCTTGAAACTCCCAGGACTAATATGCCTTTTCAAAGAGCAGATCCCCCTCTGTGATTGTTCAAAGTAAACAGCTGAAATCTTACATCCGATAAGAGACGGAACTGGGAGGGATTGCTCTAATTATGTATACACCACTTGTCATTTCAAAGAGCCACTGATAATGTATTAAGTGTAGCAGGCCTCAGTTTTTTTGTCTTCATAGATGGGAAACGGTAATTGTTTCCTTTGCTTACTAACAAGTGTGCTTCTCTTTTCAGTGGACTTGAGTTCAGCCAGTGAAGATGACTTTGACAGTGAAGACAGCGAGCAGGAACTGAAGGGCTACGCCTGCCGCCACTGTTTCACTACCAGTGAGTACTATATTAAGTTAAGCAGTATTATACCATGCTGATATTCATACTAACAGAACAACTCATTAAACAAATTGagatttacttttatttcagaAAGAAAAAACCTTCTATGTCTACATttacttttattatcatttatatttatttttattatgtaatgtTGTAGCAtgtttatgtgtatatttgttttatttcaattataaaaaatgtaaaaaaggtaaATTACACCATGCTGATATTCAGACCAACACAtagtgaatattaatgaagtgatACTTCTATTATTCAACTTTTCAATACAATGTTGAGTGATTTAGACATATATTAAAGAATATTTCttcatcaaaatattatttttgcatttgtttaaatATCTGTTTTAGTTTAAGTCCTGTTTTACTTTAAGTCCTTGCCAATAAGATAATGGTTGTATTACTGCTGGTCCAAATAAATTAGCGGTCATCAACTGTTGTGTAATTTGCTCCAAATTCATTCTAATTTCCTGAGTGGCTAACAGTTAGAGAAGATGCAAACAATGTGTTTTCCCAGTCCTTCATTTGTTCCCAAGGTGAAATGTTGGTGGTATTAACTTAATATAAGTGATACAATGAGACAGGTGAAGACTCTATAACTGTTTTCCCATCAGAGGACTCAATAAATCCCTCTGCAGGCCTGTAATTACTCTCAGTTTGAGAGAGCACTGATGCTCGCCTCCATCCCTCATCTGGCAGATGGACATCAGTGtgtgtcatttctaatttgattcAATCTGACACTTACTCATTCGTTTTTGCCTCATTAAATCCTCTGACCTGTTGGATGCAATTGGCATTCATATCGCTCTCGCATCTGATACCAAAACAACCTCAGCATGGATAAGTAAGAGCCTTTGACCTTAGCATGTCCACGAGGTGTTTGGGTAGCCCTTGAGCACTTTCTGTAAGTGTAATGTTTAATAAGCAGAGCTCAGCTAAACTTAAATTTGTGTTTACAGCCTCCAAGGACTGGCACCACGGGGGTCGCGAGAACATCTTGCTGTGCACCGACTGCCGGATCCATTTTAAGAAGTACGGCGAACTACCACCCATTGAGAAGCCTGTAGACCCGCCACCGTTTATGTTCAAACCTGTCAAAGAGGAAGACGATGGACTCAGTGGGAAGCATAGCATGAGGACTCGACGGAATCGCGGCTCAGTAAGATGCctaaatttgcttcattttagCTTCATTTAAACcgttttattattgtttgctgtttgttaCATCACATATTTTATTGATTCAGATGTCAACGCTACGAAGTGGCCGCAAGAAGCAGACCGCTAGCCCAGATGGCAGAGCCTCACCAACCAATGAGGATCTGCGATCCAGCGGGCGAACCTCACCTAGTGCAGCAAGCACCTCCAGCACTGACAGCAAGACTGACTCGATGAAGAAACCCAGCAAGGTATGACCCACAGACACAAACTGTAACATTGAAATCACACTAAGTTTCCCAGGAACACATGAACGTAAGAAACATgagaaaacatgtttttgttttgtcaaaaCAGAAGACAAAGGAAGAAGCGCCATCGCCTATGAAGAGTGCCAAACGCCAGAGGGAGAAAGGAGCCTCAGACACAGAGGAGTCCGAAAGGGCAAGCGCCAAGAAGTCCAAAACACAGGTCAGTAAATTCCTGTTAAGCATCCTAAAATTTGTGTATGTGATGAACTCTAAAATGCAGATGAGTGAAAGTGGAAGTCAGTTGAAAGACACTGGCTGTATTCAGACTCGCATATATTTTGTTACTCGTGTTAAACAAGTGTTTATTTTGCTTATACAAAAAAATACTAGCAAAAGTTACATGGCTCTACTTCTATTTAAATTCACTCATGTGGCCTCAAGTGAAAGTAACAGGTAATATAGGGAATTAATTCTAGACATTTGTTGTATGGTTGTTGACTTTGTGATTTAATTCTGCTGCGGAGTTAGCTGTTTGTTGAGTATTGTTTAATGTATAAAAGATAATGGCTAAATTATTGTTAGCATGGAAACGTGGAACATGTTTGGGTGAAAAACAAAGTTTTCTTGGAAGATTATCTCTCcattaattttaaagacattaataaattaattctaAAGTTCACTGAAAGGTTTGTGGCAGCTCTGTTTGGCCCAGAGTCCAGTGAAGACACTAGATTTTAAGGTTGTATTTACTTTGGCTGTTACCTTTGGTAGCAGCTTGATTGCACAGAGTGATTTCATATCCTTTAAATGTCATGAGTTCATTGCAACTCAATGACTGTGAAATGCAAAGGTTATTTGTTCTTGATCATGACTGCACCTATTATCATCAGTAACCCCTGCTTCGGTCAAGTTTGTTGACCCTTTCTCCTGTTTATCTCACACAGGAAATAAGTGTGCCGAACTCGCCTTCAGAGTGTGAGGGAGAGGGCGAGGGTGAAAGCTCAGATGGGCGAAGTGTGAACGATGAGGGCAGCAGTGATCCTAAGGATATTGACCAGGACAACCGCAGCTCTTCTCCAAGCATCCCTAGCCCACGAGACAACGAGAGTGACTCTGACTCCTCAGCCCAGCAGCAGATCCTTCAGGGCCAGCACCCTCCAGTCATCCAGTGCCAGACAGGGACTTTACCCCCAGCCCCTCCACCGGCAGCTGCAGCTTCTACAACACCCACCTCAGGCGCACCTTCACTGTCCTCTCAACCATCTCCATCCATCCCCCCTACCTCCATGCCTCCTCAGCAGATACCACCCGCGGGTCCGCTGTCTCTCATTCAGTCAGGGGTGCAGAGGCTGCCGTCACCTCATTCCCCATTGCAAGGCATGCCTCAACCGCCTCCACCCTCTCAAACCTGCCCACAAGCCCTGCAGCCTCCACTACATGGTCCCATGCCACCCATGGGCCACCCTCTGCAGGCAGGGCCCTCACACATGCCTCACCCTCATGCTTTACCCACTCAGCCCTTCCCAATGGCTCAGTCTCAGGTTCCCCCTTCACCCCTTTCTGGTCAAGCCCAAGCTGCCTCCCTGTCCCAACAACAGCGACCTCACACACCTCCATCACAGTCGCAGTCCTCTTCACAGAGCGGCAGTCAGCCTCCCAGAGAGCAGCCTCTCCCACCCGCACCATTACCCATGCCCCACATCAAACCTCCGCCAACCACCCCTATCCCACAAATGCCAAATGCTCAATCACACAAACATCCCAGCCACCCCCCATTCCCGCAGATGCCTTCCAACCTGCCCCCACCGCCCGCCTTGAAACCCCTCAGCTCTTTATCCAACCATCACCCTCCCTCTGCCCACCCGCCACCCCTTCAGCTCATGTCTCAAAGCCAGCAGCTACAGCCTCCACCGGTGCAACCTCCAGTGCTCACCCAGTCACAAACTCTTCCGGCAACAGGAAGTCAAGCACCGCCACCGGCTCCTCCGCTCCCTTCCTCTTCCTCTGCCTCACACTCAGCGCCTTCTCAGCCCCCCTTCCCTCCTCATTCCTTCATGCCAGGCAGTTCACCCGTCTTGTCGCCCTCCACCGTTCCCACCTCAGTGTCCAGCTCTATGACTACACTGCAGCAACCTCCGCCCTCCATATCTATGCCACTACCTGCATCGGTCAGCGCTCCCTGCCCAGGACCCTCCACTGTGCCACCTGTACAGATTAAAGAAGAGCCTCTGGATGAAACAGAGGAGCCAGAAAGTCCTCCACCACCACAGAGGAGTCCTTCGCCTCCACCCACCATCGTCAACACTCCCAGTCACGCCAGCCAATCAGCACGGTACTTGATATTTCTTTTCCAATTTTGtgtctttaatttattattactatttatcttTTTTCCACAATATTTTCAGCAGTACAATAAAAAAACGTGTTAtattaattagggatgcaccaatatggaCTTTTGTGCCAatatcgataaccgataactctttatATGTGGAGGCCGATACCCGATATAAATATAGACCGATAAATATTTCaagatgttatatttttatacagtgaagaactaattattttttaaacttcatAAAAGTGGTAACtgatcttatgaactgaatagcctaaaacatatctacaatgataaggaatatgGTTACCTACTGAGTTAAAAATGCACAGCAATATCACACAAACAAAggacagactttgaaggaataaacattGTGTGGAAAGCTCCGTTACAGTGccctggacaagtctgaacaagttcgacTCGCTTATGCGCGAGGCAGGCAGTTTTGTACAATTACATTATCTATTGGCCTAAAGATATTGGCCTGATGTTGATATTGGACCGATagcgataacattaaaaatagtatttatcTGCCGATAACGATATGACCGCTGATATATCTTGCAGccctaattttaatataataaaaagcagtaaataataaaattattaatcaaCAGTATTCATAATGTTTGTTAGAATGTAATATTAATACTTTATtggaatataaataaaataaaatctacattattataGCAACAAAAagtgttgtaaataatattgttaCATTGATTAACAAAGTAAATAGGGCCAGTTAGCAtatctgtgaggagtttgcatgttctccctatgtttgagTGGTTTTTCTCtgatttcctccacagtccaaagacatgcgctgtaggtgaattaaataaactaaatgcaggggtgtttcccagtattgggttgcagctggaagggcatctgctgtgtaaaacatatgctggataagttggcagttcttttgctgtgatgacccctgatgaataaaggaactaagccgaaggaaaattaataaaggaatagtacatagttttataaataaaaacaatatttaatgaatcattaattgtatttttgctttaattataatttttttttttattaatgataatttGTCTCTTCAAACTATGCTTTTGCCTTAAAGTTGTATTAAATAGCACTGTCATTAAATACCTGCCTCAGCTTCCGCTCCTCATCAAGTGTGGACAGGGCACAGATTAATGACTGCATCATTACGATGAAAGCCTCCATCAGAACGCAAGCGCGTCTTTGTAAAGTTGCTGTAGCCTTCTCTCACACTCCCTTGCAGTGAATAGCAATAAGCTCACTAATGCACAGAGAGAGCAGCTCATTACGGCACTGCCGATTAAAAAGACTGATTTAGTGGCTCTAGTGTAGTACAAACGGGAAGACATGCCAGAGGTTATTTATTTGTCACAAAGTAATTGCATTGCTTTTCAGAAGGCTGCAAAATCAGCCTGTGTAAAATTCTGCAACTTATATCTGTCATGAAACAAGAAGGGTTACTCACAACATAAGTCACCCTGACAGTGCTCATTTTAAAAGATTACCCTGACAGCTTTCCATCCATTCTGCTTCAGGTTCTACAAGCATCTGGACAGAGGTTACAACACATGTGCCAGAACAGACTTCTACTTCacacctctggcctcatcaaaaCTGGCAAAGAAACGGGAAGAGGCGCTGGAGAAAGCCAAGAGGGAAGCAGAGCAGAAAGCACGAGAAGAAAAAGAGAAGGAGAGGGAAAGAGAAAAAGAACGAGAGCGGGAACGAGAGAGGGAGAAGGAGGCTGAGAGAGCTGCTgtaagttttcattttttgtgttgcAGTAAATCTGGTCGTTTGTTAAAATTCTTTCATTGTACCAATTTCTTGTCCCTAAATCTTGGTTTTATCTTTACAGAAAGCTTCCAGTTCT
The nucleotide sequence above comes from Danio rerio strain Tuebingen ecotype United States chromosome 23, GRCz12tu, whole genome shotgun sequence. Encoded proteins:
- the rerea gene encoding arginine-glutamic acid dipeptide repeats protein isoform X9 translates to MFKPVKEEDDGLSGKHSMRTRRNRGSMSTLRSGRKKQTASPDGRASPTNEDLRSSGRTSPSAASTSSTDSKTDSMKKPSKKTKEEAPSPMKSAKRQREKGASDTEESERASAKKSKTQEISVPNSPSECEGEGEGESSDGRSVNDEGSSDPKDIDQDNRSSSPSIPSPRDNESDSDSSAQQQILQGQHPPVIQCQTGTLPPAPPPAAAASTTPTSGAPSLSSQPSPSIPPTSMPPQQIPPAGPLSLIQSGVQRLPSPHSPLQGMPQPPPPSQTCPQALQPPLHGPMPPMGHPLQAGPSHMPHPHALPTQPFPMAQSQVPPSPLSGQAQAASLSQQQRPHTPPSQSQSSSQSGSQPPREQPLPPAPLPMPHIKPPPTTPIPQMPNAQSHKHPSHPPFPQMPSNLPPPPALKPLSSLSNHHPPSAHPPPLQLMSQSQQLQPPPVQPPVLTQSQTLPATGSQAPPPAPPLPSSSSASHSAPSQPPFPPHSFMPGSSPVLSPSTVPTSVSSSMTTLQQPPPSISMPLPASVSAPCPGPSTVPPVQIKEEPLDETEEPESPPPPQRSPSPPPTIVNTPSHASQSARFYKHLDRGYNTCARTDFYFTPLASSKLAKKREEALEKAKREAEQKAREEKEKEREREKEREREREREKEAERAAKASSSSHESRMGEPPMAGSAHMRTSFDPPPTTIATVPPYIGPDTPALRTLSEYARPHVMSPTNRNHPFFVSLNPTDPLLAYHLPGLYNADPSMRERELREREIREREIRERELRMERMKPGFEVKPPELDSLHPSANPMEHFARHGPIGLPPMAGPHPFASFHPGLNPLERERLALAGPQLRPEMTYPERLAERLHVERLANDPMARLQMFNVTPHHHQHSHIHSHLHLHQQDPLHQGGGECLVCPPGSGAHPLVDPLAGGPHLARFPYPPGAIPNPLLGQPPHEHEMLRHPVFGTPYPRDLPAGLPPPMSAAHQLQAMHAQSAELQRLAMEQQWLHGHHHMHGGPLPGQEDYYSRLKKESDKQL
- the rerea gene encoding arginine-glutamic acid dipeptide repeats protein isoform X12 translates to MFKPVKEEDDGLSGKHSMRTRRNRGSMSTLRSGRKKQTASPDGRASPTNEDLRSSGRTSPSAASTSSTDSKTDSMKKPSKKTKEEAPSPMKSAKRQREKGASDTEESERASAKKSKTQEISVPNSPSECEGEGEGESSDGRSVNDEGSSDPKDIDQDNRSSSPSIPSPRDNESDSDSSAQQQILQGQHPPVIQCQTGTLPPAPPPAAAASTTPTSGAPSLSSQPSPSIPPTSMPPQQIPPAGPLSLIQSGVQRLPSPHSPLQGMPQPPPPSQTCPQALQPPLHGPMPPMGHPLQAGPSHMPHPHALPTQPFPMAQSQVPPSPLSGQAQAASLSQQQRPHTPPSQSQSSSQSGSQPPREQPLPPAPLPMPHIKPPPTTPIPQMPNAQSHKHPSHPPFPQMPSNLPPPPALKPLSSLSNHHPPSAHPPPLQLMSQSQQLQPPPVQPPVLTQSQTLPATGSQAPPPAPPLPSSSSASHSAPSQPPFPPHSFMPGSSPVLSPSTVPTSVSSSMTTLQQPPPSISMPLPASVSAPCPGPSTVPPVQIKEEPLDETEEPESPPPPQRSPSPPPTIVNTPSHASQSARFYKHLDRGYNTCARTDFYFTPLASSKLAKKREEALEKAKREAEQKAREEKEKEREREKEREREREREKEAERAAKASSSSHESRMGEPPMAGSAHMRTSFDPPPTTIATVPPYIGPDTPALRTLSEYARPHVMSPTNRNHPFFVSLNPTDPLLAYHLPGLYNADPSMRERELREREIREREIRERELRMERMKPGFEVKPPELDSLHPSANPMEHFARHGPIGLPPMAGPHPFASFHPGLNPLERERLALAGPQLRPEMTYPERLAERLHVERLANDPMARLQMFNVTPHHHQHSHIHSHLHLHQQDPLHQGSGAHPLVDPLAGGPHLARFPYPPGAIPNPLLGQPPHEHEMLRHPVFGTPYPRDLPAGLPPPMSAAHQLQAMHAQSAELQRLAMEQQWLHGHHHMHGGPLPGQEDYYRTK